Genomic segment of Pseudomonas sp. DY-1:
GTCGGTAGCACCTGTACCAGCTTGCCTGCACGTATGCTCGGTGCGGCATCCCATACCGAGGCCATGATCACTCCATGCCCCTCGTGGGCCCATTGGCGCACCACATCGCTGTGGTTGGAGGCCATGGGGCCGGTGACCTTCACGGTTTCCTCTCCATTGGGGCCGGACAGGCGCCACACGCCAAAGCCCAATTCGCGTTCGCGGAACAGCAGGCACTCATGCTGCGCGAGGTCCGCCAGGGTGCGCGGCTGGCCACGTCGCGCCAGGTAGGTGGGGGCGGCGCAGAGCATGCGGTAGCTATCGGCGATCTTGTGGGCGATCAGGTGTGGCTCATGCACCTCGCCCACGCGCAGGTCGATGTCGAAGTTCTCGCCGATCAGGTCAACCCGCCTGTCCAGCAACTCCAGCCAGACTTCCAGGCCTGGATGGCGCTGGCGCAGCAAGGACAGCACCGGCGATACATAGTCCCGCCCCAGACGCAGGCTGGTGGCGATGCGCAACACCCCACGGGGTTCGCCCTTCAGGCCGGACAAGGCCTCCACCATGCCTTCCACGTCCTCGAGGATTTTCTGCGCCCAGGCGAATGCGGCCTCACCGTCAGCGGTGATGTTCACCCGCCGTGTGGTGCGGTTGAACAGCTTGACTCCTAGGGACTCTTCCAGCATCGCGATGCGTTTGCTGACATGGGCAGGAGAGATGCCCAGCTCAGTTGCGCCAGCCACGAAACTGGAGCGCCGTGCCACGGTGCAGAACAGCAACAGGTCGCGGAGGAAGGGATCATTATTCGCTAAAAGCGCATTCTGATTTTTCATGGCGGCTGATTATAGTTCGAATCGTGAATATTAGTCTTTCGATCGACCCTTCCCCACCGGAACAGATCGAACGACATGAACACCTTGCGTATCGCCATTGCCGGCGCCGGCCTGATCGGCCAGCGCCACCTCGAACTCATCCTGGCCAGCCCCACATGCGAACTGGTCGCGCTCGTCGACCCGGCGCCCGCTGCCAGGGATGTCGCCCAGCGTGCCGGCGT
This window contains:
- a CDS encoding LysR family transcriptional regulator, with product MKNQNALLANNDPFLRDLLLFCTVARRSSFVAGATELGISPAHVSKRIAMLEESLGVKLFNRTTRRVNITADGEAAFAWAQKILEDVEGMVEALSGLKGEPRGVLRIATSLRLGRDYVSPVLSLLRQRHPGLEVWLELLDRRVDLIGENFDIDLRVGEVHEPHLIAHKIADSYRMLCAAPTYLARRGQPRTLADLAQHECLLFRERELGFGVWRLSGPNGEETVKVTGPMASNHSDVVRQWAHEGHGVIMASVWDAAPSIRAGKLVQVLPTYWQKADVWAVTAARASGSAKVKLCIDFLQEQLAHGPHALDIRL